The Corvus hawaiiensis isolate bCorHaw1 chromosome 2, bCorHaw1.pri.cur, whole genome shotgun sequence genome includes a window with the following:
- the NDUFV3 gene encoding NADH dehydrogenase [ubiquinone] flavoprotein 3, mitochondrial → MAAAAALLRGGGRGVTREVLLLEARGLCTKPVGTGTAPPKNVVAPQGSTKLLARKAPVEFRKMLSSSSLLLSADKGESISSTSLKEAAKPAEDTRMSMSRKTVVAFPQRGVVSSHEEENLTTPARGGGLRKELVEEQTSSSSSSESDSSSDSEDENIDDSEVPIKTKVEFPRRNPIFSENIAVKASMLAKEKLSQKSVKEYGIKKLPRKPEINVSPVKQVKFSKTSVSQETSKSKARDPKVKSTPKEQKSVLEPHVVKSLDLTNVTRKSDPVEEKAIGTQVAAIQLKASAVTQEDKKQKLVSRGEKEKVKEAQELEAKEVTAPKVEETSGSTALVMGTMAKEETTQESGVQAGESSTIEETTAPAQEEFDNSTYKNLQHHEYHTYTFHDYITVLSKYRQPQPSSGRPSPRH, encoded by the exons atggcggcggcggcggcgctgctgaggggcggcgggcggggcgtgACCCGCGAG GTGTTGCTGCTGGAGGCGCGGGGGCTCTGCACGAAGCCGGTGGGCACCGGGACGGCGCCGCCAAAGA ATGTAGTGGCACCACAGGGAAGCACCAAGCTGCTTGCCAGGAAGGCACCAGTTGAATTTCGTAAAATGTTGTCTTCTAGCTCTCTCCTGCTGTCTGCAGACAAAGGGGAGAGCATATCTAGTACCAGCCTCAAGGAAGCTGCAAAACCTGCTGAAGACACGAGGATGTCCATGTCAAGAAAAACTGTGGTTGCATTTCCTCAGCGAGGAGTTGTTTCCTCCCATGAGGAGGAAAACCTCACTACACCTGCAAGAGGAGGAGGCCTTAGGAAAGAGTTAGTTGAGGAACAAACTTCATCTTCATCCAGCTCAGAGTCAGATTCTAGCTCAGATtctgaagatgaaaatattGATGATTCAGAAGTTCCCATTAAAACGAAAGTTGAGTTTCCCAGGCGAAATCCCATCTTTTCTGAGAACATAGCAGTAAAGGCATCAATGCTGGCAAAAGAGAAATTGTCCCAGAAATCCGTCAAAGAATATGGAATTAAGAAGCTGCCACGCAAACCAGAAATTAATGTGTCTCCTGTAAAGCAGGTCAAATTCTCTAAAACATCAGTCAGCCAGGAAACATCAAAATCCAAAGCAAGAGACCCCAAAGTAAAATCCACTCCAAAAGAGCAGAAGTCAGTCTTAGAACCACACGTGGTGAAAAGTCTGGATCTGACCAATGTCACTCGTAAATCTGATCCTGTGGAGGAAAAGGCCATTGGAACGCAGGTAGCAGCTATTCAACTGAAAGCCTCAGCAGTGACTCAGgaagacaaaaagcaaaaactggTATccagaggagagaaggaaaaggtgaaGGAGGCACAGGAGTTGGAAGCAAAAGAAGTTACTGCTCCTAAAGTGGAAGAGACTTCTGGAAGCACAGCGTTGGTGATGGGCACCATGGCAAAGGAGGAGACCACGCAGGAATCAGGAGTCCAGGCTGGAGAAAGCAGCACGATAGAGG AGACCACAGCACCTGCTCAAGAGGAgtttgacaattccacctacAAGAACCTGCAGCACCACGAATATCACACTTACACCTTTCATGATTATATCACTGTCCTCTCAAAGTACAGGCAGCCTCAGCCATCCTCTGGAAGACCATCACCAAGGCACTGA
- the WDR4 gene encoding tRNA (guanine-N(7)-)-methyltransferase non-catalytic subunit WDR4 has translation MAGGDGGGRSPGARPALALRGAMAVASGGGRLLAARPGQDGDESLFVYNCSSTEKQPLGEKGQDGKGTDKGSDDILAFAFSPSGDYFALTDDNKRLILFRTKPSWECVSVRFVTRRCTSLVITAAEDKIFVADKSGDVYSYSITEPQADGKLELGHVSLLLDVALSPDDRYILTADRDEKIRVSLTKAPYSIVSYCMGHREFVSKILVIPNCPDLLLSASGDSTLRLWEYKSGEEMHCCQLSTLCGPEATKPDQKYTVSRITYCCQGGYVAILCDSIPTVYIFQLDATAQQLVYKQQVSLKHRGWDIAFEETGALWILQEDKEAPLLLYRACDGQWKAVTDDRGLQKMSKYIQDNWTVFEGSVGAESYYSNLYKASFDNMDEYLQRKEERLQQQKKKRQDPQRGSNGQAKKKMKTEEPSL, from the exons ATGGCGGGCGGCGATGGCGGCGggcgcagccccggggcccGGCCGGCGCTGGCGCTGCGCGGGGCCATGGCGGTGGCGAGCGGCGGGGGGCGGCTGCTGGCGGCGCGGCCCGGGCAGGACGG tgaTGAGAGTCTCTTCGTGTacaactgcagcagcacagagaagcagcCCTTAGGAGAGAAAGG GCAGGATGGAAAAGGGACAGATAAAGGAAGTGATGACATCCTGGCTTTTGCCTTCTCCCCATCAGGAGATTACTTTGCCTTGACAGATGACAACAAACGCCTGATTCTGTTCCGTACAAAGCCTTCCTGGGAATGTGTTAGTGTCAG GTTTGTGACCAGGAGATGCACATCCCTGGTTATCACAGCTGCAGAGGATAAGATTTTTGTTGCAGACAAGTCTGGTGATGTCTATTCTTACTCAATAACAGAACCTCAAGCAGATGGAAAACTTGAGCTGGGTCATGTCTCTCTGCTATTGGATGTG GCCCTGAGTCCCGATGACCGGTATATCCTAACTGCAGACAGAGATGAGAAGATCAGAGTCAGCTTGACAAAGGCTCCCTATAGTATTGTATCCTACTGCATGGGACACAGAGA GTTTGTAAGCAAAATACTTGTTATACCCAACTGTCCTGACTTGCTGTTGTCAGCTTCTGGG GACTCCACCCTGAGACTTTGGGAGTATAAAAGTGGAGAAGAAATGCACTGCTGTCAGCTAAGTACGCTCTGTGGGCCTGAGGCAACCAAACCAGACCAG AAATATACCGTGTCAAGAATAACTTACTGCTGTCAAGGTGGTTATGTTGCCATTCTGTGTGACAG TATTCCCACAGTCTACATCTTTCAGCTCGATgccactgcccagcagctggTTTACAAACAGCAAGTCTCTCTGAAACACAGAGGTTGGGACATTGCATTTGAGGAAACAGGAGCTCTGTGGATTTTGCAGGAAGACAAGGAAGCTCCTCTTCTTTTGTACAGAGCATGTGATGGACAGTGGAAG gCTGTAACTGATGACAGAGGATTACAGAAGATGTCAAAATATATTCAAGACAACTGGACAGTATTTGAAG GTTCTGTTGGTGCAGAGAGCTACTACAGCAACCTCTACAAGGCCTCCTTTGATAACATGGACGAGTAcctgcagaggaaggaggagaggttacagcagcagaaaaagaaaaggcaggatCCGCAGCGTGGTTCCAATGGACAGGCAAAGAAGAAGATGAAGACTGAAGAGCCATCACTATGA